One window of the Polyangium spumosum genome contains the following:
- a CDS encoding sigma-70 family RNA polymerase sigma factor, translating to MIKVDVCPESAKKPVPLPSPEALFARFYREHRGFVRSVLLKHGRVEPCEADDLVQEVFLVAWQRWGGLVMGEQARAWLCTVALYRAANHRNLARNRWETLPGELPEPLVHSRMTQAIDAARLFWKAIQKLGAKLAPVLWAYEMEGRSMREIARALGIRLKTAYARLRLARNRLALYASA from the coding sequence GTGATCAAGGTAGACGTCTGTCCTGAATCCGCCAAGAAACCTGTCCCCCTTCCCTCCCCGGAGGCGCTCTTCGCGCGGTTTTACCGTGAACACCGGGGCTTCGTCCGTTCCGTCCTCCTGAAGCATGGCCGCGTGGAGCCGTGCGAGGCCGACGACCTCGTGCAGGAGGTCTTCCTCGTCGCCTGGCAGCGGTGGGGCGGGCTCGTGATGGGCGAGCAAGCGCGGGCCTGGCTCTGCACGGTCGCGCTTTATCGCGCGGCGAACCATCGCAACCTCGCGCGGAATCGATGGGAGACGCTCCCGGGTGAGCTCCCGGAGCCGCTGGTCCATTCGCGCATGACGCAGGCCATCGACGCGGCCCGCCTCTTCTGGAAGGCAATCCAGAAGCTTGGCGCAAAGCTCGCCCCCGTGCTCTGGGCGTACGAGATGGAAGGTCGCTCCATGCGGGAGATCGCCCGCGCGCTCGGGATCCGCCTGAAGACCGCGTACGCCCGCCTGCGGCTCGCCCGAAACCGCCTGGCGCTCTACGCCTCCGCCTGA
- a CDS encoding four helix bundle protein, translated as MVLRIYGVAIEMLRVLRPVMERIATKDPNLGDQMRRAATSVPLNLSEGAYSQGRNERARWHTAMGSAAEVRACLDVAEALGYVDNVDEELRLKLDHIIGTLHKLTRR; from the coding sequence ATGGTGCTCAGGATTTACGGCGTGGCGATCGAGATGCTCAGGGTGTTGCGGCCGGTGATGGAGCGGATTGCAACGAAGGATCCGAACCTCGGCGATCAGATGCGGCGGGCAGCAACGAGCGTTCCCTTGAACTTGAGCGAGGGCGCTTATTCGCAGGGAAGGAACGAACGGGCCCGGTGGCATACGGCCATGGGTTCGGCGGCGGAGGTCCGCGCGTGCCTGGATGTGGCAGAAGCGCTCGGGTACGTGGATAACGTGGACGAGGAACTCCGCCTCAAGCTGGACCACATCATCGGCACCCTGCACAAGCTCACGCGGCGGTGA
- a CDS encoding STAS/SEC14 domain-containing protein codes for MFQIKLDKLNTLIEVSLEGLVQLDEMKQFVAELRRSAITMTGPELKIFGDMRRFRPASPDVVEEIREVHEFAKSMNVRRMASVLESEVLALHMSRLARETGADKFLRRFTDEQEAREWLATGDSLRKSRRQP; via the coding sequence ATGTTCCAGATCAAGCTCGACAAGCTGAACACGCTGATCGAGGTCTCGCTCGAGGGGCTCGTGCAGCTCGACGAGATGAAGCAGTTCGTCGCGGAGCTGCGGCGCTCGGCCATCACGATGACGGGCCCCGAGCTCAAGATCTTCGGCGACATGCGTCGCTTCCGGCCCGCGTCACCCGACGTGGTGGAGGAGATCCGCGAGGTGCACGAGTTCGCCAAGAGCATGAACGTGCGGCGCATGGCGAGCGTGCTCGAGAGCGAGGTGCTCGCGCTGCACATGAGCCGCCTCGCCCGCGAGACGGGCGCGGACAAGTTCCTGCGGCGCTTCACGGACGAGCAAGAGGCGCGCGAGTGGCTCGCGACCGGGGATTCGTTGCGCAAGAGCCGCAGGCAGCCATAA
- a CDS encoding OmpA family protein — translation MRTLQNARFAEPLRLVALTALPAMASLLLVTADAKAQQPFGPQPPPGQFQPPPGQFQPPPGGQFQPPPGGQFQPPPGGQFQPPPGQFGPPPGGQFGPPPGQFGPPPGQQGPLPPEPGAAFAPAPEAPKVDELEERARTLIEQPNSFGSTGLLRTSFAGSGAKGTFRVSFLSDFFSTSNFLCDPELSTAAGQRITCNRENLADSASHVGAFFALSATPFSFLEAFASIRTYANSNDQGKPQLLQVLGDTNFGLKAFTPSRVGTYFSFGAEAQLFLMNGTGSVGVSGAGTSALFRALASMDLRKPGGQGFPLRVNLNIGYKVDNSGQLVREVEEGRALEFRDGRDRQPISRIERFGLGINRVDFFQPWLGVELPFRFAQPYIEYTVDIPVNRQGYECHTGRVSRGDVCLGLADFAAADPTSAGGPGYGGVPSRLTIGARVTPFSKAFRGLSAHAAVDIGLSATSVFIEEVAPQAPWTAYLGMSYAYDTQEPPPPPPPPPPPPPPPPPEPVILPAPQSLVRGTVHETNKPEAVIPDAIVTIEGNQDPPYATSAAGTFLTRHLEPGTYTFSVRAQGFKPTTCQATVVAPPPPTLPKAQPAQPAQPAPGLFGATGEFGQQPGQFQPPGQFQPPGQFQPPGQFGQPGALPQQPPPPAPATPTPQQGPTIVDVDCALEALPKIGAISAVVRDAESGEPIPAAVVRVTDATGKERTATADAKGAVTFRDVPTGGAKVRAEAAGFMNHLNEAEVRLNDEAKLTLAMNKRPAARAANVKVQGNEIKISRQVHFESDSAKILGDSNTLLEEIADVLQQNPKIRKIEIQGHTDNTGTPERNQALSEQRAQAVRSWLVAAGVDASRLVAKGYGQSKPLGPNVTAAQRAKNRRVQLIILEKDR, via the coding sequence ATGCGTACGCTTCAGAACGCCCGCTTTGCCGAGCCGCTGCGGCTCGTCGCGCTCACCGCGCTTCCCGCCATGGCCTCCCTGCTCCTGGTCACCGCGGATGCGAAGGCGCAGCAACCCTTCGGCCCTCAACCGCCGCCGGGGCAGTTCCAGCCGCCGCCCGGGCAGTTCCAGCCGCCGCCGGGAGGACAGTTCCAGCCGCCGCCGGGAGGGCAGTTCCAGCCGCCGCCGGGAGGGCAGTTCCAGCCGCCGCCGGGGCAGTTCGGGCCTCCGCCGGGAGGGCAGTTCGGGCCGCCGCCGGGGCAGTTCGGGCCGCCTCCCGGGCAGCAGGGGCCGCTCCCTCCCGAGCCGGGGGCCGCCTTCGCGCCCGCGCCGGAGGCGCCCAAGGTCGACGAGCTCGAGGAGCGCGCGCGTACGCTGATCGAGCAGCCGAACTCGTTCGGCTCGACGGGCCTCTTGCGGACCTCGTTCGCCGGCTCGGGCGCGAAGGGCACGTTCCGCGTCTCGTTCCTCAGCGACTTCTTTTCGACCTCCAACTTTCTCTGTGATCCGGAGCTGTCGACCGCGGCCGGGCAGCGGATCACCTGCAACCGCGAGAACCTCGCGGACTCGGCGAGCCACGTCGGCGCGTTCTTCGCGCTCTCGGCCACGCCGTTCTCGTTCCTCGAGGCGTTCGCGTCGATCCGCACGTACGCGAACTCGAACGATCAAGGCAAGCCCCAGCTCCTGCAGGTCCTCGGCGACACGAACTTCGGCTTGAAGGCGTTCACGCCCTCGCGCGTGGGCACGTACTTCAGCTTCGGCGCCGAGGCGCAGCTCTTCCTGATGAACGGCACGGGCAGCGTGGGCGTCTCGGGCGCAGGCACGAGCGCGCTCTTCCGCGCCCTCGCGAGCATGGATCTGCGCAAGCCCGGCGGTCAGGGCTTCCCGCTGCGCGTGAACCTGAACATCGGCTACAAGGTCGACAACTCCGGTCAGCTCGTGCGCGAGGTGGAGGAGGGGCGCGCGCTCGAGTTCCGCGACGGCCGCGACCGGCAGCCGATCTCGCGCATCGAGCGCTTCGGCCTCGGGATCAACCGCGTCGACTTCTTCCAGCCGTGGCTCGGCGTCGAGCTGCCGTTCCGCTTCGCCCAGCCGTACATCGAGTACACGGTCGACATCCCGGTGAACCGGCAAGGCTACGAGTGCCACACGGGCCGCGTCTCGCGCGGCGACGTCTGCCTCGGGCTCGCCGATTTCGCCGCGGCTGATCCGACGAGCGCAGGCGGGCCCGGCTACGGGGGCGTCCCCTCGCGCCTGACGATCGGCGCGCGCGTGACGCCGTTCAGCAAGGCGTTCCGCGGCCTGTCGGCGCACGCAGCGGTGGACATCGGCCTCTCGGCGACGTCGGTGTTCATCGAGGAGGTCGCGCCGCAAGCGCCGTGGACCGCCTACCTCGGCATGTCGTACGCGTACGACACGCAGGAGCCGCCGCCGCCGCCGCCCCCGCCGCCCCCGCCGCCGCCCCCGCCGCCGCCGGAGCCCGTGATCCTGCCGGCGCCGCAGTCGCTCGTCCGCGGCACGGTGCACGAGACGAACAAGCCCGAGGCCGTGATCCCCGACGCGATCGTCACGATCGAGGGCAACCAGGATCCGCCGTACGCGACGAGCGCGGCGGGCACGTTCCTCACGCGGCACCTCGAGCCGGGGACGTACACGTTCTCGGTCCGCGCGCAGGGCTTCAAGCCGACGACGTGCCAGGCGACCGTGGTCGCGCCGCCGCCGCCCACGCTCCCGAAGGCGCAGCCCGCGCAGCCCGCGCAACCCGCGCCGGGTCTGTTCGGCGCGACGGGAGAGTTCGGGCAGCAGCCGGGACAGTTCCAGCCGCCCGGGCAGTTCCAGCCGCCCGGACAGTTCCAGCCGCCGGGGCAGTTCGGGCAACCCGGCGCGTTGCCGCAGCAGCCGCCGCCGCCGGCCCCCGCGACGCCGACGCCGCAGCAAGGGCCGACGATCGTGGACGTGGACTGCGCGCTCGAGGCGCTGCCGAAGATCGGCGCGATCTCGGCCGTGGTGCGCGACGCCGAGTCGGGCGAGCCGATCCCGGCGGCGGTCGTGCGCGTGACGGACGCGACGGGCAAGGAGCGCACGGCGACGGCCGACGCGAAGGGCGCCGTGACGTTCCGCGACGTGCCGACGGGCGGGGCGAAGGTCCGCGCCGAGGCCGCGGGCTTCATGAACCACCTGAACGAGGCAGAGGTGCGGCTGAACGACGAGGCGAAGCTCACCCTCGCGATGAACAAGCGCCCGGCCGCGCGCGCCGCGAACGTCAAGGTGCAGGGCAACGAGATCAAGATCTCGCGGCAGGTGCACTTCGAGAGCGACTCGGCGAAGATCCTCGGCGACTCGAACACGCTGCTCGAGGAGATCGCGGACGTGCTCCAGCAGAACCCGAAGATCCGCAAGATCGAGATCCAGGGCCACACGGACAACACGGGCACGCCGGAGCGCAACCAGGCGCTCAGCGAGCAGCGCGCCCAGGCCGTGCGGAGCTGGCTCGTCGCGGCGGGCGTCGACGCCTCGCGCCTCGTGGCGAAGGGCTACGGCCAGAGCAAGCCGCTCGGCCCGAACGTGACGGCCGCGCAACGCGCGAAGAACCGGCGCGTGCAGCTCATCATCCTCGAAAAGGACCGGTGA
- a CDS encoding ABC transporter ATP-binding protein, translated as MSESAAIDVSGGAAGEAAAGETLIEVRGLKKTFHVGLFSRRVEAVKGVDFDVRRGEIFGFLGPNGAGKTTTIKMLTGLIKPTGGEAFLFGAPVPSAEARRRLGFLPENPYVYPYLTPREFITLCGRLSGLSGAKLASRTQAMLAKVGIAYAADRPVRRLSKGMLQRTGLAAALVSDPELLVLDEPMSGLDPVGRKEVRDLILEERAAGRTIFFSTHILSDVEAMCDRVAILREGRVVVRGALRKLLRGDVLRTDVTLAGASAALREALAQQGHGVRERADVVVVEVEGEKQVGDVLRAALEDGAQVLEVVPRRETLEDLFMRRAL; from the coding sequence ATGAGTGAATCCGCGGCCATCGACGTGAGCGGCGGCGCGGCGGGCGAGGCCGCCGCGGGCGAGACGCTGATCGAGGTGCGGGGCCTGAAAAAGACCTTCCACGTGGGCCTCTTCAGCCGTCGCGTGGAGGCGGTGAAGGGCGTCGACTTCGACGTGCGTCGTGGCGAGATCTTCGGCTTCCTCGGGCCCAACGGCGCGGGCAAGACCACGACGATCAAGATGCTGACGGGCCTCATCAAGCCCACGGGCGGCGAGGCGTTCCTCTTCGGCGCGCCCGTCCCGAGCGCGGAGGCGCGTCGCCGTCTCGGCTTCTTGCCGGAGAACCCGTACGTCTACCCGTACCTGACCCCGCGCGAGTTCATCACGCTCTGCGGCCGTCTCTCGGGCCTCTCGGGCGCGAAGCTCGCGTCACGGACGCAAGCGATGCTGGCGAAGGTGGGCATCGCCTACGCGGCCGATCGCCCGGTGCGTCGTCTCTCGAAGGGCATGCTGCAGCGGACGGGGCTCGCCGCGGCGCTCGTGTCGGATCCGGAGCTATTGGTGCTCGACGAGCCGATGAGCGGCCTCGACCCCGTGGGCCGCAAGGAGGTGCGTGATCTCATCCTGGAGGAGCGCGCCGCGGGCCGGACGATCTTCTTCTCGACGCACATCCTGAGCGACGTCGAGGCGATGTGTGATCGCGTGGCCATCCTGCGCGAAGGCCGCGTGGTCGTGCGCGGCGCGCTCCGCAAGCTGCTGCGGGGCGACGTCTTGCGCACCGACGTGACGCTCGCGGGCGCGAGCGCGGCGCTACGTGAGGCGCTCGCGCAGCAAGGCCACGGCGTGCGAGAGCGCGCGGACGTGGTGGTCGTGGAGGTCGAGGGCGAGAAGCAGGTCGGTGACGTGCTGCGGGCGGCGCTCGAGGATGGGGCGCAGGTGCTCGAGGTGGTCCCGCGGCGGGAGACGCTGGAGGATCTGTTCATGCGGCGGGCGCTGTAG
- a CDS encoding SBBP repeat-containing protein yields MKPTTYRRSPRASSLSYGLPIASLVLLSAAATWTGCGSGEALDLPTDREAQLGIIGPPGDEICDGYDNDSDGEIDEDDPAIGTTCSTGQFGICAAGTYVCGYEELVCLPDLTPQVEDCNTPEDEDCDGYGGCLSAGAHVWSRAFHGSRGQAGNGIARDGAGNTYVVAEFYDTVDFGAGPVTATESDGVIMKLDASGNTVWVRHIVDTEHGRATGIAVKPSGNIVVTGEYSGFADFGFGQVRSQNDRRDIYVLELDPNGSSVWARTFTGPLHDENSALAVDASGNTYVTGRAQGAIEFGTGLLMGSSDGFLVKLDSSGNTAWARRFVGAGESQTVSPVVAPSGDVHFVALVKQGEIDFGAGPIALPQTHFNDSFLVRFDPAGNFQSSRQFGGPSDQNIRSVAVDSSGNLLIAGDFTSSIDLGAGDITAVNTRDAFVAKLDSSYNLLWQKLLGGPYIQNADNVLVDGSDNVLVVSGFYDSIDLGGGGSIPSVGAEDIYVVKYDSAGALLWNRTFGGAADDIPHAATVDAAGNVYLTGAFYIGSLSFGGSTFTNTMSWSDMFVAKLAP; encoded by the coding sequence ATGAAGCCCACGACGTATCGGCGATCTCCCAGGGCATCGAGCCTTTCGTATGGCCTGCCGATCGCATCCCTCGTGCTCCTCTCGGCTGCTGCGACCTGGACTGGCTGCGGCAGCGGTGAGGCGCTCGACCTGCCGACCGATCGCGAGGCCCAGCTCGGGATCATCGGCCCTCCCGGGGACGAGATTTGCGACGGATACGACAACGACTCCGACGGCGAGATCGACGAGGACGATCCCGCCATCGGCACGACCTGCTCCACCGGCCAGTTCGGGATCTGCGCCGCAGGGACGTACGTGTGCGGGTACGAGGAGCTCGTCTGTCTCCCGGACCTCACGCCCCAGGTCGAGGATTGCAACACCCCCGAGGACGAGGATTGTGACGGCTACGGCGGATGCCTCAGCGCCGGCGCGCACGTCTGGAGCCGCGCGTTCCACGGCTCGCGCGGGCAGGCGGGCAACGGAATCGCGCGCGACGGCGCCGGCAATACCTACGTCGTCGCCGAGTTCTACGACACCGTCGATTTCGGCGCCGGCCCGGTCACGGCGACCGAGAGCGACGGCGTGATCATGAAGCTCGACGCTTCTGGCAATACGGTGTGGGTGCGCCACATCGTCGACACCGAGCATGGGCGCGCGACCGGCATCGCCGTGAAGCCCTCGGGCAACATCGTCGTGACCGGCGAGTACAGCGGCTTCGCCGATTTTGGCTTCGGGCAGGTCCGATCGCAGAATGATCGGCGCGACATCTACGTCCTCGAGCTCGACCCGAACGGGAGCTCGGTCTGGGCGAGGACCTTCACGGGCCCCCTCCACGACGAGAATAGCGCCCTCGCCGTCGACGCGTCGGGCAACACCTACGTCACGGGCCGGGCGCAAGGCGCCATCGAGTTCGGCACGGGCCTGCTCATGGGCTCGAGTGATGGCTTCCTCGTCAAGCTCGATTCGAGCGGAAACACGGCCTGGGCTCGGCGCTTCGTCGGCGCTGGCGAGTCGCAGACGGTCTCGCCGGTCGTGGCGCCCTCGGGCGACGTCCACTTCGTGGCGCTCGTGAAGCAGGGCGAGATCGATTTCGGCGCCGGGCCGATCGCGCTGCCGCAGACCCACTTCAACGACTCCTTCCTCGTGCGGTTCGATCCGGCGGGCAACTTCCAGTCGTCGCGCCAGTTCGGGGGGCCGTCGGATCAGAACATCCGCAGCGTCGCCGTCGATTCGTCCGGAAACCTCCTCATCGCGGGCGACTTCACCTCGTCGATCGACCTCGGCGCCGGGGACATCACGGCCGTGAACACGCGCGACGCCTTCGTCGCCAAGCTCGATTCGTCGTACAACCTCCTCTGGCAGAAGCTGCTCGGCGGGCCCTACATCCAGAACGCGGACAACGTCCTCGTCGACGGCTCGGACAACGTCCTCGTCGTCAGCGGGTTCTACGATTCGATCGATCTCGGCGGCGGCGGCTCCATCCCCTCGGTCGGCGCGGAGGACATTTATGTCGTCAAGTACGACTCCGCCGGCGCCTTGCTCTGGAACCGGACGTTCGGCGGCGCGGCGGACGACATCCCCCATGCGGCGACCGTGGACGCCGCCGGAAACGTGTACCTCACCGGCGCCTTCTACATCGGATCGCTCAGCTTCGGCGGCAGCACCTTCACCAACACCATGAGCTGGTCCGACATGTTCGTCGCCAAGCTCGCGCCCTGA
- a CDS encoding HNH endonuclease signature motif containing protein codes for MRRGDFFVAALVVAAFVAFLCVLPGCAASRDPIMARVFEAPNVIHVCVRPPNVPKNQASWAVTASGGPLTAPSEVDIARRNGLAVYVFDPNAPPRSAKLLPIPHHRLECPAPPKPRVVVAKVEGEGEKKKEETKKAEPSKSKPRPIAKRFERCPEAGQVRRRGGTGSRPCTRVLVKRPSPEPVVAENQPPPPGPKDPREMGPGEVQTFDWDDAWRLPPEDATLLDRAYECAHGVCHARHKNFAPNAGKPAGKHNGQSLATASGSVGGAKIPRPVRTTTVKTRTKTVAKPKGGAAGQGSPPGTGSGTTSTVKTTTRPFGKPKGAKPKPATREKPGPNIDASAPQNAKAQGDGAGGTSATPRVPSKKLRKQWEAATGQPWPKDPKTSRNQDVAHKKPLAEGGSNDVDNIEPLPHSEHVRQHSQAGDFKRWGAKAAPTKGAK; via the coding sequence ATGAGACGAGGGGATTTCTTCGTCGCGGCGCTCGTCGTCGCGGCGTTCGTCGCATTCTTGTGTGTTTTGCCCGGGTGCGCCGCGTCGCGCGACCCGATCATGGCCCGGGTCTTCGAGGCGCCGAACGTCATTCACGTCTGCGTGCGTCCGCCGAACGTGCCGAAGAATCAGGCGTCCTGGGCCGTCACCGCCAGCGGCGGTCCCCTGACCGCGCCCTCGGAGGTGGACATCGCGAGGCGAAATGGCCTCGCGGTGTACGTGTTCGACCCGAATGCCCCTCCCCGGAGCGCGAAGCTCTTGCCGATTCCGCATCATCGGCTCGAATGCCCGGCGCCGCCGAAGCCTCGTGTCGTCGTGGCGAAGGTGGAGGGGGAAGGCGAGAAGAAGAAGGAGGAGACCAAAAAGGCCGAGCCCTCGAAATCGAAGCCGCGGCCGATTGCGAAGCGGTTCGAGCGGTGTCCCGAGGCGGGGCAGGTGCGGCGGCGCGGCGGCACGGGCTCCCGTCCCTGCACGAGGGTCCTCGTCAAGCGACCAAGCCCGGAGCCCGTCGTGGCGGAAAACCAGCCGCCCCCGCCGGGGCCAAAGGATCCGAGAGAGATGGGCCCGGGTGAAGTACAAACCTTCGACTGGGACGACGCCTGGAGGTTGCCCCCGGAGGATGCGACGCTTCTCGACCGAGCCTACGAGTGCGCCCACGGTGTTTGCCACGCCCGGCACAAGAACTTCGCGCCGAATGCGGGGAAGCCCGCCGGGAAGCACAATGGGCAGTCGTTGGCGACGGCGAGCGGGAGCGTGGGGGGAGCGAAAATACCCCGGCCCGTGCGGACCACGACCGTCAAGACGAGGACGAAGACGGTCGCGAAGCCGAAGGGCGGGGCGGCGGGGCAGGGGTCACCGCCGGGGACGGGGAGCGGGACGACCTCCACGGTCAAGACGACGACGCGGCCCTTCGGGAAGCCGAAAGGGGCGAAGCCGAAGCCGGCAACGCGCGAGAAACCCGGTCCCAACATCGACGCGAGCGCGCCGCAGAACGCAAAGGCGCAGGGCGATGGCGCTGGTGGTACAAGTGCTACACCACGGGTGCCGAGCAAGAAGCTTCGCAAGCAGTGGGAGGCCGCAACCGGACAGCCATGGCCCAAGGACCCCAAGACCAGCCGAAACCAGGACGTCGCACACAAGAAGCCGCTAGCCGAGGGCGGCTCGAACGACGTAGACAATATCGAGCCACTGCCACACAGCGAGCACGTCCGTCAGCACAGCCAGGCTGGCGACTTCAAGAGATGGGGGGCCAAGGCAGCCCCGACAAAAGGTGCGAAATGA
- a CDS encoding sigma-54-dependent transcriptional regulator, whose product MGSRGRILIVDDEANARAALAEILREEGYTTETAADGFKALGKLEEFQPDVVLTDLKMPGLDGIGLMEKAQEARTAATFVVMTAFGTISSAVEAVKKGAYNYLTKPLDFQVLEVVVERAVEQARLLQENSRLRQKLRERNAFGHVIASHPGMVKLIRLVEQVAPSRASVLIVGETGTGKELIAEMIHRGSPRAKAPLVRLNCAALSESLLESELFGHEKGAFTGAVGRREGRFEQANGGTLFLDEVSEIPLATQVKLLRFLQERTIERVGGNETLKVDVRIIAATNKDLRQRIAEGQFREDLYYRLNVVTLEIPPLRQRASDIPELAAFFLGRYAEENGKRIEGFTDDALAALAAYNWPGNVRELENAVERAVVLCEGPRVERRHLPASLAAGGGEGVMPPIPGSTIYDLEKYAILRTLEACKGSTSKAATILGISPRKIQYKLHEYTSSVPGARREGGEEGA is encoded by the coding sequence ATGGGTTCCCGCGGCCGGATCTTGATCGTGGACGACGAGGCCAACGCGCGGGCTGCGCTCGCCGAGATCCTGCGCGAAGAGGGGTACACGACCGAGACGGCGGCGGACGGCTTCAAGGCCCTCGGCAAGCTCGAGGAGTTCCAGCCCGACGTCGTCTTGACGGACCTCAAGATGCCGGGCCTCGACGGCATCGGCCTCATGGAAAAGGCGCAGGAGGCGCGGACGGCGGCGACGTTCGTGGTGATGACGGCCTTCGGCACCATCTCGAGCGCCGTCGAGGCCGTCAAGAAAGGCGCCTACAACTACCTGACGAAGCCCCTGGACTTTCAGGTCCTCGAGGTCGTCGTCGAGCGCGCCGTCGAGCAAGCGCGCCTGCTGCAGGAGAACTCGCGCCTGCGGCAGAAGCTGCGCGAGCGCAACGCCTTCGGGCACGTGATCGCCTCGCACCCGGGCATGGTCAAGCTGATCCGGCTCGTCGAGCAGGTCGCGCCGAGCCGCGCGAGTGTGCTCATCGTCGGCGAGACCGGCACGGGCAAGGAGCTCATCGCCGAGATGATCCACCGCGGCAGCCCGCGCGCGAAGGCGCCGCTCGTGCGGCTGAACTGCGCGGCGCTCAGCGAGTCCTTGCTGGAGAGCGAGCTCTTCGGCCACGAGAAGGGCGCGTTCACGGGCGCGGTCGGTCGGCGCGAGGGCCGCTTCGAGCAGGCGAACGGCGGCACCTTGTTCCTCGACGAGGTCAGCGAGATCCCGCTCGCCACGCAGGTCAAGCTGCTGCGGTTCCTGCAGGAGCGCACGATCGAGCGTGTCGGCGGCAACGAGACCTTGAAGGTCGACGTCCGCATCATCGCGGCGACGAACAAGGACCTCCGCCAGCGCATCGCGGAGGGCCAGTTCCGCGAGGACCTCTACTACCGGCTCAACGTCGTCACGCTGGAGATCCCGCCGCTCCGCCAGCGCGCGAGCGACATCCCCGAGCTCGCCGCGTTTTTCCTCGGCCGTTACGCCGAGGAGAACGGCAAGCGCATCGAGGGCTTCACCGACGACGCCCTCGCCGCGCTCGCGGCCTACAACTGGCCGGGCAACGTGCGCGAGCTCGAGAACGCGGTCGAGCGCGCGGTGGTCCTCTGCGAAGGCCCGCGCGTGGAGCGTCGCCACCTGCCTGCCTCGCTCGCCGCGGGCGGCGGTGAAGGCGTGATGCCTCCGATCCCCGGCAGCACGATCTACGACCTGGAGAAGTACGCGATCCTGCGGACGCTCGAGGCGTGCAAGGGCTCCACCTCGAAGGCCGCGACGATCCTCGGCATCAGCCCGCGCAAGATCCAGTACAAGCTCCACGAGTACACGAGCAGCGTGCCCGGCGCGCGTCGCGAGGGCGGCGAGGAAGGCGCATGA
- a CDS encoding mechanosensitive ion channel family protein: protein MDRSTYWLRAAWNDFLAFLPDLLWGLAILVVGYFIARLLGGIARPLLHRVGFDRLVDRLGLAVRADRTEQGSRWGASIVFWVTMLIVVMYAADAWRLGAVASGIAAIIAYLPHVLAAAVIFGAALLFGNWVRGRMLETGGASAPGDLSVASQRPLVAGAIRAGILALGAFMALRELQIAEEIVTLAFSLTLGAIALAAALAFGLGSRDVAGRVMRRWYEERLGKRAGLSGGEDDSQIIQP, encoded by the coding sequence ATGGATCGGAGCACGTATTGGCTCAGGGCTGCGTGGAACGATTTCCTCGCGTTTTTGCCGGATCTCCTGTGGGGTCTCGCCATCCTGGTGGTCGGCTATTTCATCGCCCGGCTGCTCGGCGGCATCGCCAGGCCGCTCTTGCATCGGGTGGGCTTCGACCGGCTGGTCGACAGGCTCGGCCTCGCCGTGCGAGCGGACCGGACGGAGCAGGGATCCCGCTGGGGCGCGTCGATCGTCTTCTGGGTGACGATGCTCATCGTGGTCATGTACGCGGCCGACGCGTGGCGCCTCGGCGCCGTGGCCTCGGGGATCGCGGCGATCATCGCGTACCTGCCGCACGTGCTGGCGGCGGCCGTGATCTTCGGCGCGGCGCTGCTCTTCGGCAACTGGGTGCGCGGGCGCATGCTGGAGACGGGCGGCGCGAGCGCGCCGGGTGACCTCTCGGTGGCGTCGCAGCGGCCGCTCGTGGCGGGCGCGATCCGGGCGGGCATCCTCGCGCTCGGCGCGTTCATGGCGCTGCGCGAGCTGCAGATCGCCGAGGAGATCGTGACCCTCGCCTTCTCGCTCACGCTCGGCGCGATCGCGCTGGCCGCGGCGCTCGCCTTCGGGCTCGGCAGCCGCGACGTGGCCGGCCGCGTGATGCGCCGCTGGTACGAGGAGCGGCTCGGCAAGCGGGCCGGCCTCTCCGGCGGGGAGGACGATTCGCAGATCATCCAGCCCTGA